Proteins from a single region of Hordeum vulgare subsp. vulgare chromosome 6H, MorexV3_pseudomolecules_assembly, whole genome shotgun sequence:
- the LOC123404237 gene encoding CASP-like protein 4A2, protein MAEVQPSPSPSPSPPPPPPRAAGGDPEDLPLPPPPPMQQQQQPREGGGVRSEDEEDPPSPPLPQSTTVPISNAAQYIPRVADHTTSAAADGRSWYSWNGRTKDRRRQTPPPPQRQYPQPQPQPYPQARPQPQQWVPPEAKLPHVPDTPPLHPARAAPSTVPAPGPIRSVERDRRAVPDIMYRKRRTATLLRTALFARLLAAALCLTALAVLAADTRKGWALDSYSNYTQLRYSEAVNVIGFVYSVFQFFALALHLTRKRHLIPRPKGDYFDFTMDQILAYLLISSSSSATARVSDWIDNWGSDSFPNMANSSIIISFLAFAVFAINSLISAYNLFRRDL, encoded by the exons ATGGCCGAGGTacagccgtcgccctcgccctcgccctcgcctccgccgccgccgccgcgcgcaGCCGGCGGGGATCCCGAGGATCTTCCcctgcccccgccgccgccgatgcagcagcagcagcagccgcgcGAGGGGGGCGGCGTCCggtcggaggacgaggaggatccCCCCTCCCCGCCGCTGCCTCAGTCCACCACCGTCCCCATCTCCAACGCCGCCCAGTACATCCCGCGCGTCGCGGACCACACCACCAGCGCCGCGGCCGATGGCCGGTCCTGGTACTCCTGGAACGGCCGCACAAAGGACCGCCGCCGCCaaacgccccctcctccccagagGCAGTACCCGCAGCCGCAGCCGCAGCCGTATCCGCAGGCGCGGCCGCAGCCGCAGCAGTGGGTCCCTCCGGAGGCGAAGCTGCCGCACGTTCCGGACACGCCGCCTCTGCATCCCGCGCGGGCCGCGCCATCGACGGTGCCGGCGCCGGGCCCGATCAGGTCCGTCGAACGGGACCGCCGGGCCGTGCCCGACATCATGTACAGGAAACGCCGCACGGCGACGCTGCTGCGCACGGCGCTGTTCGCGCGGCTCCTGGCCGCGGCGCTCTGCCTGACGGCGCTCGCGGTGCTCGCCGCCGACACCCGCAAGGGCTGGGCCCTCGACTCCTACAGCAACTACACCCAGTTACG GTACTCGGAGGCTGTGAACGTGATCGGATTCGTGTACTCGGTGTTCCAGTTCTTTGCGCTGGCGTTGCACTTGACGAGGAAGAGACATTTGATTCCTCGGCCCAAGGGCGATTATTTCGACTTCACCATGGATCAG ATCCTGGCATACCTCTTgatatcatcgtcatcatcagcaACCGCTCGAGTAAGCGATTGGATCGACAACTGGGGGAGCGATAGTTTTCCGAATATGGCGAACAGCTCCATCATCATATCTTTCCTGGCATTCGCGGTTTTCGCCATCAACTCCCTCATCTCTGCGTACAATCTGTTCCGCCGAGATCTTTAG